The Pseudomonas fluorescens nucleotide sequence GCCTTTGATCTGCGCCCAGGTCGGCCACTTTTCCCGGCGCCAGAGCAGCAGCGCCGCGGCCGGGATCGCTGCCAGCAACGCCCGGCCCAGGCCGTTGAGCAGGGGATGCAGCTCCTGCACGACAATGCGGGTCATGGGCAGGGTCAGGCTGAAAATAATCACACCGAGAAGGCCAAAGACCATCCCGGTGTTTTCGCGGCTGGACATACGCAGCGCCTGTGGCAGAGAAGTAGCTTCATTGAGCCACAGGGCGGGCGAATGATCTTGTTACAGTTACTGACAAGTTCATCCGTACAGTTGCCTCAGAAGAAGCGGGTGATGCTGACCTTGGCGTTGCGGCCTTGGCTGTAGGCGTACTCGCCGCTGAGCTCGGAGCGGTAGTCCTTGTTGAACAGGTTATCAACCGTCAGGTTGACCTCGGTGCCTTTGAGGTAAGGCTGCTGCGGCTTCCAGTTGGCGAACAGGCCGTGGAGCTGATAGTCGTCGTTGGCGTAGTGGTCGTAGTAACGGTCACCCAGGGCACTGGCCGGGCCTTCGCGGTAGTTGTCGCTCGGCAGGCGGTCGGTCTTGCGCACGAACTGCGCCTGCCAGCCGACCTTGGCGTCCCAGCTGGGGATCTTCACGCCCAGGGTGGTGATCCATTTGGGCGCCGGAATGTCCTTGGCCCAGACGTCCGGCCCCCAGGGGTTGGTGTAGGCGCCATCATGACGGCCGGTCATCCACGAGTAGGACACCGAGCCGAACAGGTAGGTCGAGTCGTAGAAGCTTTCAACCTCGAAGCCCTTGATGGTCACGCCCTTGAGGTTGCGGTAATTGGACATCAGGCCTTTGCCGCAGGCTTTGGAAATGTTCTCGCCGTTGGCCAGTTGTGCTTCGCAGCCAATGCCAGTGGCCTTGAAGATCTCGTCCTTGATCTCGTTGCGAAACAGCGTGGTACGGATCTGCATGCTGTCGTCGGCGGTAAAGACATTGGCGAAGTTGGTGACGTTACCGGCGCGCAGGGCGGTGATGCGTTCCGGGTCGAGGTTGCGGCTGCTGGCGGTGCGGCTGCCGATGCCCTGGACTTCGTACTGCTCATCGAGCACCGGGGCGCGCCAGGTCTTGCTGTAGTCGGCAAAGAAGGCGGTGTTGGCGGTGGCTTTCCAGAACAGCGACAGGCGTGGCGACCAGCCGGTGTAGGTTTTCTCGCTGTAGTCGTGGCCGTTCTCGGCAACGGTGTAGTACGGCGCCTGGTTCGGCTTGCCCTTATTGGCAACATGGTCGTAGCGCAGCGACGGGGTGATGGTCACGTCGCCCAGGGTGATGGCGTCCTGGATAAAGTAACCCTGGCTGTCGACAGTACCGCTGGGCATGAAGTACGGCTGGTAGTGGCCGTTGTTGTACTTGGGAATCTCATAGCTTTTGCCCGGCATCCACATCTGCGTGTCACGCTCGTGGTGACGGATCTGCAAGCCGCTGGTGAAGGCGTGTTCCAGCGGGCCGGTGGCGAACAGGCTGGTGTTGCGCACATCGAGCATCTGGTCCTGGTATTCGGTGTCCATCTTGCGCCCGCCGGTGGACGGCTGGAAAAACGCGGTGGCATCACGCTCGTCAGTCTGCTGGGTGTC carries:
- a CDS encoding TonB-dependent receptor; this translates as MLRAFAPFKPLSVRPSLLAACLALSLQAQAAPVQLNLPAQPLAASLSQLAQQAKLQLLFDESLLNSVQAPALQGAYEPLEAISQLLHNSRFALVKVGNTYVVRLREDDATADNSIQLGAVSVVGDGQQVDPSTVGRSTLTQEDIDRYQPSNIPSVLATLPGVNMGGSAKPGGQTINIWGLGDAEDVPMTVDGATKSGFERYQQGTIFIEPELIKNIEVEKGPHSIYTGNGGFGGSVNMTTKDAPDLLQEGRNSGAMLKYGYASNDHQQVYSSALFGRTDDGRMDALVYLTKRDGDDMKLAGTLPDPEGRYPINPQRLPNSALDLDGALLKANLHFNDEHSLGFSWSRSESQRWAPFSSTAYPTPPTQSDINRFGYKDALKRFLANRTTTDTTWSTTYKYQPVNNPLIDLQVKYSESDTQQTDERDATAFFQPSTGGRKMDTEYQDQMLDVRNTSLFATGPLEHAFTSGLQIRHHERDTQMWMPGKSYEIPKYNNGHYQPYFMPSGTVDSQGYFIQDAITLGDVTITPSLRYDHVANKGKPNQAPYYTVAENGHDYSEKTYTGWSPRLSLFWKATANTAFFADYSKTWRAPVLDEQYEVQGIGSRTASSRNLDPERITALRAGNVTNFANVFTADDSMQIRTTLFRNEIKDEIFKATGIGCEAQLANGENISKACGKGLMSNYRNLKGVTIKGFEVESFYDSTYLFGSVSYSWMTGRHDGAYTNPWGPDVWAKDIPAPKWITTLGVKIPSWDAKVGWQAQFVRKTDRLPSDNYREGPASALGDRYYDHYANDDYQLHGLFANWKPQQPYLKGTEVNLTVDNLFNKDYRSELSGEYAYSQGRNAKVSITRFF